Proteins from a single region of Vigna radiata var. radiata cultivar VC1973A unplaced genomic scaffold, Vradiata_ver6 scaffold_108, whole genome shotgun sequence:
- the LOC106754411 gene encoding probable adenylate kinase 1, chloroplastic isoform X2, protein MAAITRLRLAKCASFVSPLPPRTFSSSQVNAPPHFAASFRRVPPLDNLSKRCVQWVFLGCPGVGKGTYASRLSNLLAVPHIATGDLVRDELASSGPLSSQLSEIVKQGQLVSDEIIISLLSKRLAAEEAKGELGFILDGFPRTIKQAEILEGVTDIDLVINLKLREDVLLEKCLGRRICNQCGGNFNVASIDIKAENGSPGMVMAPLLPPANCISKLITRSDDTEAVVKERLRIYREMTQPVEEFYRSRGKLLEFNLPGGIPESWPKLLQVLNLDDYEDKRSAAA, encoded by the exons ATGGCGGCCATAACCCGCCTCCGCCTCGCCAAGTGCGCCTCCTTCGTCTCTCCTCTGCCCCCCCGAACTTTCTCCTCCTCCCAAGTCAACGCGCCGCCGCACTTCGCCGCCTCCTTCCGCCGGGTTCCGCCGCTCGACAACCTGAGCAAGAGGTGTGTGCAGTGGGTGTTTCTCGGTTGTCCCGGCGTCGGCAAAGGCACCTACGCCAGTCGCCTCTCCAACCTCCTTGCCGTCCCGCACATCGCCACCGGCGATCTAGTCCGCGACGAACTCGCCTCCTCTGGTCCCCTCTCTTCCCAG CTATCAGAAATTGTAAAGCAAGGTCAATTGGTAtcagatgaaattataataagtttattgTCAAAGAGACTTGCAGCTGAGGAAGCTAAAGGCGAATTGGGATTTATTCTTGATGGTTTTCCTCGAACAATAAAGCAAGCA GAAATATTGGAAGGGGTAACTGACATTGACTTGGTAATCAATCTGAAGCTCCGAGAAGATGTTCTGCTTGAGAAATGCCTTGGTAGGAGAATTTGCAATCAATGTGGGGGTAATTTTAATGTTGCTTCAATTGACATTAAGGCTGAGAATGGGAGCCCCGGAATGGTTATGGCTCCACTTCTTCCTCCTGCGAATTGCATTTCTAAGCTCATTACTCGATCAGATGATACTGAAGCAGTAGTCAAAGAAAGGCTTCGAATATACCGTGAAATG ACTCAGCCTGTGGAGGAATTTTACCGTAGCAGAGGAAAATTACTGGAGTTTAACCTGCCAGGGGGAATCCCAGAATCTTGGCCTAAGTTGCTACAAgtccttaatcttgatgattacGAAGACAAGCGATCTGCTGCAGCATAA
- the LOC106754411 gene encoding probable adenylate kinase 1, chloroplastic isoform X1: MAAITRLRLAKCASFVSPLPPRTFSSSQVNAPPHFAASFRRVPPLDNLSKRCVQWVFLGCPGVGKGTYASRLSNLLAVPHIATGDLVRDELASSGPLSSQLSEIVKQGQLVSDEIIISLLSKRLAAEEAKGELGFILDGFPRTIKQAVSFFTLEILEGVTDIDLVINLKLREDVLLEKCLGRRICNQCGGNFNVASIDIKAENGSPGMVMAPLLPPANCISKLITRSDDTEAVVKERLRIYREMTQPVEEFYRSRGKLLEFNLPGGIPESWPKLLQVLNLDDYEDKRSAAA, encoded by the exons ATGGCGGCCATAACCCGCCTCCGCCTCGCCAAGTGCGCCTCCTTCGTCTCTCCTCTGCCCCCCCGAACTTTCTCCTCCTCCCAAGTCAACGCGCCGCCGCACTTCGCCGCCTCCTTCCGCCGGGTTCCGCCGCTCGACAACCTGAGCAAGAGGTGTGTGCAGTGGGTGTTTCTCGGTTGTCCCGGCGTCGGCAAAGGCACCTACGCCAGTCGCCTCTCCAACCTCCTTGCCGTCCCGCACATCGCCACCGGCGATCTAGTCCGCGACGAACTCGCCTCCTCTGGTCCCCTCTCTTCCCAG CTATCAGAAATTGTAAAGCAAGGTCAATTGGTAtcagatgaaattataataagtttattgTCAAAGAGACTTGCAGCTGAGGAAGCTAAAGGCGAATTGGGATTTATTCTTGATGGTTTTCCTCGAACAATAAAGCAAGCAGTGAGTTTCTTCACTTTG GAAATATTGGAAGGGGTAACTGACATTGACTTGGTAATCAATCTGAAGCTCCGAGAAGATGTTCTGCTTGAGAAATGCCTTGGTAGGAGAATTTGCAATCAATGTGGGGGTAATTTTAATGTTGCTTCAATTGACATTAAGGCTGAGAATGGGAGCCCCGGAATGGTTATGGCTCCACTTCTTCCTCCTGCGAATTGCATTTCTAAGCTCATTACTCGATCAGATGATACTGAAGCAGTAGTCAAAGAAAGGCTTCGAATATACCGTGAAATG ACTCAGCCTGTGGAGGAATTTTACCGTAGCAGAGGAAAATTACTGGAGTTTAACCTGCCAGGGGGAATCCCAGAATCTTGGCCTAAGTTGCTACAAgtccttaatcttgatgattacGAAGACAAGCGATCTGCTGCAGCATAA